The Candidatus Saccharimonadales bacterium nucleotide sequence GCAGCAAGAATGGCGGCAAAATCGGCAAGAAGGGCTTACGGCTTACGCTAAGATTATTTTCTGCGATTACTTCATCAATAAAGGCCTGGTCGCTCAGTTTGTCCATGATAAATTGGATAAGCGCAAACTGAAGTTTTACCATATCGCCTTTAAGATACGCAAAACGGCTACCGGTCACTTTAGCCGCCCGCTCTTTATCGAGCCAGCCACGGGCTTCAGCGAGTTCAGCATGATTTTTTGGTTCAAAATCAAACGCAGTTGGCTCACCGACTTTTTTTGCAACGACGTTCTCGTCTTCGCTTGCTCCCAGCGGTACATCTTTGAGTGCCATATTAGGGACCTTTTTCAGGAGAGTAGTGAAAGCCTCGTCTGCGGCTTTTAGGGCTGATTCTTTCTCTATCAAATTCTCTTTTACTTGTTTGCCTTCGGCAATCTGCTGCTCGCTAGGCTTACCATCTTTCATTTGTGAGGCGATGGTGTTGCGCTGCTCACGAAGCCTATCCGTTTCTTGTTGCAATTCGCGACGTGAGGAATCGAGGCGAAGCAGCTCATCTATATTTACCTCATACCCCTTATTTAGGGCGTTTTGCTGCACAGCCTTAGGGTGCTCACGAATAATGCGGATATCTAACATAAGGCCATTATACCCCTTGAGACGAATAAAATCATCCCTGTAATTCTTATGGCGAGGTGACGTTTTGCAAAAAAAAATGTTATAGTACATTTTACTAATGAGTACTGAACGAAAAACAAGAGAAATTGAAGCATCCGTCGATCAGCTTGTCGCCGCGTTGGATATCGCCGGCGTTGATAAACGAACTACTTTGGTGCTGGGCGGCAGTGCTTTGGCATTTGCCGGAATCCGTCCCGCTCATGATCTTGATATTATGGTGACCGGCCAAGCGTTTAGTGAAATGGAAAAGACAAGCAAAACGCCTGGTGGCCTTATCGTGAGACGCAAACCCGAGGCAAAGCAGCGCCCGTTCCTAGACATCTACCCGTCCGCAGGCAAACCCTTCATTCTCCCTACAGATATCACCTTTCCTCATAACGAGAACTTTCTTCCTACTCCCGAACTTGATCAAGTATTCGTTGAAACGATCCGAGACTTTGATACAGTCGCCAATTATCATTATCTGCCGCCCCGCATGGTACTAGAGCATAAGCAAGGCATGGACAGGCTTCGTCATAAAGATCGGCGTGATGTCCGACTTATCGGCGCATTCCTCTCTCGCCAACATCATCGCTAATTATTCCGTGCGAAGTGCTTCAATCGGGTCAAGCTTTGCGGCTTTTCGCGATGGGAAGTATCCGGCAAGCACGGCCACAATCATCAGACTCACAATCAATATCGCGCTTGTTATTGGGCTAAATACGAGTAGCTTCGTTCCCGGCTCAAGATTCAAGGCGTTCGCAATGAGTGGATTGAGCAGGCTTGTTAGCAAGGCGAATAGTGTGCCGATGGCACCACCGAGAAAGCCAACCCAAGCAGCTTCATAGCGGAATAACCGACCGATATCACGGTGGCGAGCACCAAGCGCTTTCATAAGCCCGATTTGCTGGGTGCGCTCCAAAACACTAATATACTGTGTGTTGATAATTCCAAAGACAGAGGCCAGAATTGCAAGGAAGCCAAAGCCTGCTGCGCCCCATTGTGCCACATTGATAAACTGAAACAGCGCTTCTTGGATATCCTGTAAGCTCAGTACGCTGTAGCCTGCATCTTTTACAGCCTGTTTTACCTTGGTAAGATCAGCCGATTGCGATACACGTGCATCGACACCAAGATACGCATTACCCTGAGCCTCACTTGGTTTTTCAAATTCATAGACTTTCTTGCCATCTATTGGCGAAATGCGAAGCGTCGCCGAATACCGCAATACAGTACTTGTCTTTTTATCAACAGCTGCAATCGTATATGTTTGATCTTCCGACTCGGCTTTCATGCCCGGAAAGAGCTGCCGTTTTTCAAAATGAAGTATGAGCGTTTTGCCGATCGCATCATTTGCACTATTGAATCCAAGTACACTTAAATAGGTCTCCGGAATGACAACTTTACCTTCAGGAATTTGATTATTTGGCAGCGAGCCGGCTGCGAGCGGCAATTCGCGACGATCGGCTTTAGTACTAATGTCAGCTTCATACTTTTTTGCATCACCACCACGGGTCATGTATGCGACATTTACGTTATAGACAGGAGTTACCTCCTCAATGCCAGCGATAGATTTGATTTTATCGACATCTTTATCGCTCAAAACACCCTGGCTTGCCGACTCACTCGCAGCACCATATTCTTTTGGCGTCCTGCTCTCACCATCATCGATTTTTGGGAAAACGCTAAGATTACGGGCATCACCATTATTTTTTATAAGAGTATCCGTATAGCTCTGTGTACCAGCGCCTGCGGCGAGCGCCACGGTCACTGTAAAAGCTCCGACACTGATGGCAAGACTCGTCAATAGCGTGCGCGCCTTTGCCTGGCGAAGACTTCGCCCGGCTCGCCTTACAATATCTCGTATTTTCATGCTTTTCCTTTCGTCTCAATGCTTTCAATTTTGCCATCTTTAATGTGAATTCTCATATCACATTTGCCCGCCAGTTCAGGATCATGCGTAACGATAATCAAAGTAATTCCCTTTGTCTTATTATAGTCAAAAAGAAGGTTTTCGATAACGGACCCCGTAATAGTATCCAGGTTTCCTGTCGGTTCGTCGGCAAATAATATCTGTGGATCATTGACGATCGCCCGAGCAATTGCAAGTCGCTGTTTTTGCCCACCAGACAGGTCGCGAGCCCGAGATTTTTTCTTATCGAGGAGTTCGACAGCCTCAAGTGCCGCATTGATCTTTTTAGCCCTTTCTCGATCGCTTACACCTGCAATCTCCAAAGGCAAACTAACGTTTTCCGCACACGTTTCATTGGCTTGAACAAAGAAACTCTGAAATACAAAACTCATTTGATGAGCGCGGAATGCATCGATTTGCTTAGTAGAAAGTTTTAAAATGTCCTGCCCATTTACGATGACCTCGCCTTGCTCGGGCCGATCAAGCCCGCTCATTGCATGCATCAGTGTTGACTTTCCTGATCCGGACTTGCCCAGTATGGCGACACTCGCACCATCAGGAATCGTAAAGCTAACATTTTCAAGTGCGGTAAATGCGTTATGTTTTTTGCCGTACGTTTTTGTGATATGCCGAACCTCAATCATGGAATTTCTCTCTTTCAATCGTAATGTCTATACAGGCCGCGGCTATACTCTGTGACGGTGTTTGCTGGTCATTCAGTGTAAAATTCTTACTATTAATGCCTGCCAGCTCCAAGTGTGCTTTTCCTTCTACCGGACAAGAAGTAGGTGCATGCAACGTGAAATTGGCGATTGTTCCGAACTCCAGATTCGTTCCACTCTCAACCGTGACATTAGCAGTGGACACGGCTATAGCCTCTAAGCTGGCATCGGCACCTTTCTTAGCTGTCAGTGTTAGCATATCTATAGCTCCAGCAGAAAGAACGATATCCGCACCATCATTTGCGATAAGTGTCATTTGTGCTTGATTAGCACCTGAATAATCGACATTCGTCTGATTTTCGGCAGTCAGTTGATCGAGTGGTGGACCATAGATTGTAATGAAGGGACCTTCGCACCAAAATACCTTACACGTGTTCTGGCTATGCTGAGTGTCAGTGAGTTTGAGCGTGGTTCCATCCAGACTGAGCTTCATCGTTTGCGGTGCTTGCATTCCCACTGTTTTCACGACAGCCTTGGGGGTATCTTTGGAAACGATATACCGCACATGGACAGTCGGCGCGTCAACCACGAAACTCGTCATCTTCGCGCTTCCCTCTGGCATTGCGATTGATGTTTCGCGGGTAGACGCTTTAATTGCATTTTCATACCGCAGACTAGCATACTGCGCCAGGCCTATAGCCGTACCAAAGGAAGCAAGTCCGACCACAACGATAACCCCCATACTGATCAGAACTCGTTTTGTCGCGCGCATGGCAAATGCCGCATAGGCTCCTAATATGCAAAGAGTGGTAAAAAGCACGCCGCTCACAACTGCAAGAACAAAGGCCGCGATAAGAAAGCCTGAGCCTTCTCCCGTTCCGAGATGGTTACCATACCCACCGACAATAACAGCCGTAACGACAAAGATGGTCACTACTGCCGCACCAAGTGCACCAAGCACACTAAAAATACCAAGGACAGTCAGGAGCGTCCGCCGCGCCTGGCTATTATCTCCTCGCCTCACATGCTCTTCACTTTCATTCAGCTGGCGAATAGACGCAAGCGTAACAGGGACACCGGCCATCTGCAATTTATCAGCAGCACTTTTTGCCGCTGGCACAGCTATCCAAAGCACGATATACACAAGCAGCGCAGTACCAAATGAGGCAAACACAATGATAATAAAGAGTACTCGGACAAGCGCAGGGCTTATTTTAAAGAATGCCGCAACGCCACTCAGCACGCCGCCCACTACAGCATGGTCAATATCACGAAAGAGTTTTCGTGAGGCATCGGTCGTCATCTCCTCATCTTCGGGACCTACCGCTATGTCGCCGGTGCCCATGAAATCTCGTGGCTCGCCAAGCTGCTCTTCAAGCGCTTTAATATCCTTCATAGCAATAACGCCACCGGGTTTTACTCCACGATCCGCCAAAATTTCAGTTATACGTACTTCGACATCGTCCAAAATATCCGCATCTTCGCTATATGCCTCAAGCGTTTTTAGGTACGCCTCTAGTTCCCGCTTGGCTTCGATCTCCGCCTCGTACGAGACTTTGGCGATGTGTATTCGTGTAATCTCTTTCATAGTTCTTCCTTATAACTTCTTCAGTGTCGCATTAAGCGTTGCAATTTTTTTTGTCACATGTGCCATTACTTCACTGCCATAGGGTGTGATCTTGTAATACTTCCGCGGCGGTCCCTGCTCAGACTCTTGCCATTCATGCATGAGCAATCCGTCTTTTTGCAAACGGCTGAGAAGCGGATAAATCGTCCCTTCGACAATGACCAGCTCTGCGCTGCTTAAGCGCTTTATGATGTCGCTGGTGTACATGGATTTTCCATCGCACACTTTCAAAACACAGTAGGCAAGAAACCCTTTTTTTAGCTGCACCGCAAGCTGTTCGGCATACGCTTCGCTCTGGTTTATATTGTTTGACATAGTTCTATGTTATACAAGGTACTGTTTTTTGTCAACAAAAATAGCGCCTGGTATTTCAGGCGCTATTTGAAATCGTAAAGTTAACTATTTTTCAATCCAGGCAGCAAAAGCGGTCATGTATTCTTTAAAGTTTTTCTCCCAACGCTCACTTACTTTCCCTTCTTCATCAAACGCTTCGTAGGCATTCGCTACGTACACCTCGGGCTGTCCGAGCACTCGGGCATTCTGAAAAAGCATGATGCGGCGTAAATCGGCCTGTGCGAGTGCGGTTCCTACCGGCCCCATCGATGACCCTACTATGCCGACCGGCTTACCAGCGAAAGATGATTGCCCGTAAGGTCGAGAAATCCAGTCGATTGCGTTCTTTAAGACACCCGGAACACTTCGGTTGTACTCCGGCGTTGCAAAAAGTACTCCGTCTACGGATTCAACGATACCCTTAAGCGTGCGCACTTCATCTGGTATGCCTGCATTCTCAATATCTTCACTATATAGCGGAAGGCGAATGTCAATATACTCAAACTCCATCCCTTCCGGAGCTACTTTTTCTAAGCTATGTGCAAGTACCTTATTGCTCGATTTTTCACGCAAACTGCCAACAAAAACAGCTACTTTAGTCATATGTCCTCTCCTTATTTACTATACTTAGTATAGTACTATATCCTATACTTTTGCAAGTAGGTAGAGTATGCTTATTTGTCGAACCTAAAATTACTCTCCGGGTTGCTTTCTCGTCTGATTCGTTTCGGGAGTCTCAAACGTTACCTCCGGATACAAAGCCCGGGTCGTCTCATCAACTTCTGAACGTAATTGCGGAAATGGAACACCTTCGCGTGCCGTGACACCTTCAAAAATCCAGAAAAGGCGTTCGCTATAGCT carries:
- a CDS encoding PspC domain-containing protein, encoding MKEITRIHIAKVSYEAEIEAKRELEAYLKTLEAYSEDADILDDVEVRITEILADRGVKPGGVIAMKDIKALEEQLGEPRDFMGTGDIAVGPEDEEMTTDASRKLFRDIDHAVVGGVLSGVAAFFKISPALVRVLFIIIVFASFGTALLVYIVLWIAVPAAKSAADKLQMAGVPVTLASIRQLNESEEHVRRGDNSQARRTLLTVLGIFSVLGALGAAVVTIFVVTAVIVGGYGNHLGTGEGSGFLIAAFVLAVVSGVLFTTLCILGAYAAFAMRATKRVLISMGVIVVVGLASFGTAIGLAQYASLRYENAIKASTRETSIAMPEGSAKMTSFVVDAPTVHVRYIVSKDTPKAVVKTVGMQAPQTMKLSLDGTTLKLTDTQHSQNTCKVFWCEGPFITIYGPPLDQLTAENQTNVDYSGANQAQMTLIANDGADIVLSAGAIDMLTLTAKKGADASLEAIAVSTANVTVESGTNLEFGTIANFTLHAPTSCPVEGKAHLELAGINSKNFTLNDQQTPSQSIAAACIDITIEREKFHD
- a CDS encoding NAD(P)H-dependent oxidoreductase — protein: MTKVAVFVGSLREKSSNKVLAHSLEKVAPEGMEFEYIDIRLPLYSEDIENAGIPDEVRTLKGIVESVDGVLFATPEYNRSVPGVLKNAIDWISRPYGQSSFAGKPVGIVGSSMGPVGTALAQADLRRIMLFQNARVLGQPEVYVANAYEAFDEEGKVSERWEKNFKEYMTAFAAWIEK
- a CDS encoding ABC transporter permease is translated as MKIRDIVRRAGRSLRQAKARTLLTSLAISVGAFTVTVALAAGAGTQSYTDTLIKNNGDARNLSVFPKIDDGESRTPKEYGAASESASQGVLSDKDVDKIKSIAGIEEVTPVYNVNVAYMTRGGDAKKYEADISTKADRRELPLAAGSLPNNQIPEGKVVIPETYLSVLGFNSANDAIGKTLILHFEKRQLFPGMKAESEDQTYTIAAVDKKTSTVLRYSATLRISPIDGKKVYEFEKPSEAQGNAYLGVDARVSQSADLTKVKQAVKDAGYSVLSLQDIQEALFQFINVAQWGAAGFGFLAILASVFGIINTQYISVLERTQQIGLMKALGARHRDIGRLFRYEAAWVGFLGGAIGTLFALLTSLLNPLIANALNLEPGTKLLVFSPITSAILIVSLMIVAVLAGYFPSRKAAKLDPIEALRTE
- a CDS encoding PadR family transcriptional regulator; this translates as MSNNINQSEAYAEQLAVQLKKGFLAYCVLKVCDGKSMYTSDIIKRLSSAELVIVEGTIYPLLSRLQKDGLLMHEWQESEQGPPRKYYKITPYGSEVMAHVTKKIATLNATLKKL
- a CDS encoding ABC transporter ATP-binding protein; translated protein: MIEVRHITKTYGKKHNAFTALENVSFTIPDGASVAILGKSGSGKSTLMHAMSGLDRPEQGEVIVNGQDILKLSTKQIDAFRAHQMSFVFQSFFVQANETCAENVSLPLEIAGVSDRERAKKINAALEAVELLDKKKSRARDLSGGQKQRLAIARAIVNDPQILFADEPTGNLDTITGSVIENLLFDYNKTKGITLIIVTHDPELAGKCDMRIHIKDGKIESIETKGKA